The nucleotide sequence GAACGATGTCAAGGTCATCATGGCTCAAGAAGAGGGTGGCGAGAGACGCCGTCGAGCGAAATAACGTGTCCGGGTCGGTTGGGCCTGCCGGATTAGGCTGTCGGCCTCCCTGCGGGTCAGCCAGGCCGTCGCCCTCTACGAGCAGCGTTTGACGGCGGAAAGAGGAATGTCAGGAGCGGTACCGAGCTGCTCCCACTCCTCCATGGTGCGCAATGAAAAAGCATTTTGATGCTCGTCATGGCGGCGTACCAATCCGGGCTGCGAGGGGACCGGGCAGATTGAGCCCCCTGTTGACGACCTTGATGCCTTCCAGCACACTGGGATACTGTTCCATGGCAGGTGTCCTCCCGATTCCCGGTCATCCGCGCGACGTCGGGATGAGACGACAACGGATATTCGATCTGTTTTTGGGCTTGAATGCCGGGTGGACTTACGGTGCCAAAGAAATTTTGAAAGTTTGCCGGATTGGAATTCACGGACTAACGGATATATGAAAAACGTACCTATTGGGGGGGTATGTGGTGGGTCGTTTTTTTTAAATAGTTCAGAGTGAAAACTGTAAGTCATGATGATGATCCTATGGTTTTTGTGGTTGTGTTTCGTAGTGCCGCTGCCTTTTCGAATAAATCATTGACATCAGTCGATTGAAACAGTGATGGTCATTGCCATGGAGAACAATATGCTCAACGATCTGAGCCTTTCCATGGAAATTCCACCGGATACCTCATTCGTCTGTCCAGTGGTGAACGCAGCCAAAACATTGGCAGAGCGCATGGGGATCGATCAGCGCGAAAACTTCCGCTTTCAACTGACTGTCGAGGAATTCTGCCTTTGCCTTATCGGGCTTACACAGGCAGACACCCCGTTGCGCATCGTCCTGACAGGCAAACGCTATCTCCTGCGCGTGGCCTTTTCGTTCAAGGCATCGAATCTGTCCTTGGGGGGGCTCAACATCACCGCCCATGCTGCAGTACGGGTGCATGGGGACCCCCCCCGCGACCTGGGGCTGCTGCTGGCCGCCAAAGCGGCGGATCGCTTCCGCGTCGAGCATGAAGGCGGCGATTGTTTTCGCATCCTGGCCGAAGTGGACAGGCGGTACCCGGAACTGGCGCCCGGCCATGCCCCCGAGAACCCGCGCCCGCCGTTTCGCCTCGCCCGCGCCCCCGACGCGGCGCGCCTTTCCCAGGCCGCCGCCCTGGCCATGGGGGCCTACCCGGGCGGGCAGTGCCCCGCCTCCTTCCGGACGCCGGAACGATTCGCGGACCTCGTCGCCGACGGCGAAGTCGCCTGCGTTTGCGTCCTCGACGCGACAGGCCAGACCGTGGGGCTTCTCTCCTGGATGCCATGCAGCGAGCAGGCCCTGCTGTTCTCAGGCCCCTTTGTTTTCACCCCCAAGGAGACACGCGGTGCGGTGGCCGGACTTCTGGTCGACACCTTCTTGCAGACCGTGGCCCGCGAGCGCTATGCCATCGTCCTGAGCTTCCGGGCGACCGACGATCTGCCGCCGGGCTATTTCGAGTCCCTGGGTTCTCTCCAGGTCCGCACCGGGGACGGTTGCGGCCGGCAACCGGTCATTTTCCGGCACCTGCAGGAAGACATGGGGCAGGCGGTGTGGTGCGGTCCGGGGATCGAGGACTTCCTGCGCCAGGCCTACGACCGGCTGGCCATGCCCCGGGACATCCTCCCTGTCGAGGGGGCGGCCGGTCGCCCCCGTCGCGAGTCGCTTCTGGGAACGAACCTCGACCGTTGCCGCGATCTGGCCGAACTGCGGCCTTTCCTGGACGGCGAGGACATGGCGGCCAATCTGGGCGCCCATGTGACCGCCATCCGCGACAAGGGCATCCGCCGCATCCTCTATTACATGGATCTGGCCCACCCCTGGGAAGCGGCCCTGGCCGGCGATCTGTTCCGTTCCGGATTCACCCCGAAAGTCGTGTTGCCCCACGGTGGGCAGGGCGACATGGTCGTATGGCAGCATGACCAGACTTGTTGACCGCGTCCCGGCCTATGTCCGGACGTTCGAGCGCCATGTCCCCAGCCGCCCCGATCCGGTGCTCATGCGCCAATACGGGGTGTCGCATCTCTATCGCCTCAACAACAACGAGAACGCCCTGGGGCCTCCTCCGTTGGCCCGGGAGGCCATCGCCGCCTTTGTCCCCGAGCGGGCCGCCATCTATCCCAGCGGTGACGCCTATGACCTCCGGCAGGCCCTGGCCTTGCGATTCTCTAAATCGCCCGAACAATTCCTGGTCGGCAACGGCTCCTGCGAGGTCATAAGCTCCGTTATCCGCGCCTTCTGCGCGCCGGGCGACGCCATCGCCACCGCGGACAAGACCTTTGCCGTCTACGAATGGGTGGCCCGGTTCTCCTGCATCGAAACACGGCTCGTTCCCCTTGCGCGCCAAGCCTTCGATCCGGTCGGACTGCTGGCCGCCGTCACGGACAACACCAAGATCGTTTTCGTGTGCAATCCCAACAACCCCACCGGCACCTGGTGGAACCGGGCCGTGCTGGAGCGGTTTCTGGCCGCCCTGGACGACCGGGCACTGGTGGTGCTCGACGAGGCCTACCGCGAATATATCGACGATCCGGACTATCCCGACGGCATGGAGATCATGGAGCGGCACGGCAATGTGCTGGTCTTTCGCACCTTCTCCAAGATGTACGGCCTGGCCGGATTTCGGGTGGGCTATCTGTGCGGCCCCCTGGAGGCGGTGGAGTTCGTGCGGCGCACCCACATCGCCTATTCGGTCAACAGCCTGGGCCAGATCGCGGCGGCTGCGGCTCTGGCCGACGACGCCGGCCACATCGAAGGCACCCGGCGCATGGTGGCTGGGGCCAGGGACTATCTGCACGGCCTCTTTGAGGCCATGGGCTTGGAATACGTCAGCGGAGCAGGCAATTTCATCATGGTCCGCACATCCGTCTCCGATACGCTGCTCTACCGGCGGCTCATGCGCGAGGGCGTCATGGTGCGCACCATGACGGGCTTTCGCTATCCCAACTGGATTCGCGTCTCCCTGGCGCGCGAGCAGGCCATGGAGGCCTTTGCCAAGGCGTTTCGCAAGGTGCTGGATATCCCGTGAACGATCAGGCCACGTCCCGGCCCGAGCGGCTTTTCACCTACGACTTCAGCGTGCTGACCCTGGCGGCCGCCTTCGGGTTCTGCAACATCGCCGTGTTCTACGGCTTCGGGTCCTACCTGAAACGCCTGGGCGTGGACCCGGCCTGGTGGGGGCCGCTCCTTGCCGCCGAGCCCCTGGCCGCCTTTTGCCTGCGGCCGTTTCTGAGCGTGCTGGTCACCCCGCGAAACGCCCTGGCTCTCGCCCGGTGGTCCCTGGTCGGCCTGGGCTTGGCCCTTTGCGGCTATCCGTTCGCCCGGGGCATCGAAGCCCTCCTGCTGGTGCGCCTGTGCCACGGTGTGGCCTTCGTGTGCTTGGTCAGTTCCGTCACGGTACTGCTCGCCCAGGCGATTCCCAGGACGCTGGCCGGCCGGGCTTTCGGCTACTTTTCCCTCTCGGCCCTGGTTCCGTATGCCGTCATGCCGCCGCTGGCGGAAGGGCTGCTGCCGGTTTTGGGACGCGAGGATCGGGTCTACGCCTGCTGCGCGGTCTTCGTCCTGCCGGCTCTGGCGCTCCTGGCGCCGCTCGGGCGGCGTCTGGGGCGGCGGGCCATGGCCGGTGTGGCAGGAACAAGCCGGCCGACCGTGGCGCAGGTGCGCCAGACCCTGGCCTCACCGTCGGTACGGTTGATCCTTTTGGCCAATTTGTTCCTGTTCCTGGGCACCACCTTGATCTTTTTTTTCATCAAACCTTTTGCGTTGCGCCTCGGGCTGGTCGACCCGGGACTTTTTTTCACGGTCTCCACGGCCGCCTCCATCGCCACGCGACTGCTGGCCGGGCCGGTCTACGACAAGGCGCCCAAGGAAACGCTGCTGTTCACCGGATTGGTCGGCTTGGCCGCCTGCATCGCCGGATTTGCCGGCGCAACCGGCCAAGCCCGGCTGCTGACACTGGCGGCAGGCTACGGCCTTTGCCTGGGCGTCGCCATGCCGCTGGCCAACGCCGTCATGTTCGGCCTTTCCCCGCCGGCCATGCGCGGGACCAACCTGAACCTGATGCTTTTCATGATGGACACGGCCTACGTGTTCGGCCCCATGGCGGGCGGGGCGATGCTGGCGGCCCAGGCCGGGTATCCGGCGCTGTTTTTGACCGCCGCCGGCTGCGCCCTGGCCGCCGGCCTGCTCGTGGCTCCGCTGGTCGCCCCTGGCTGGCGCGCCTGGCGGCAGGGCGCACGGTAGCGTTCGGCCGGGCGGGGCGCTCGCGCTTTCCGGCGACGTCGCCGGGCGAGCGGTCAGGGCCGCAGCAGGCGCAGGGGCAGGTTGCCGGCCAGGCGCAGGCGATAGGCGGCCGTGGCCCGGATGTCGTCGATGGGCGAAACGGCCTCCCGGATGCGCCGGCCGACCGTGGCCAGGGTTTCCCGGTCCAGGCCGCGGCCGAGCAGATACGCCTCGGCCTGGGGACAGCGCGTCACCGTCGGTCCCAGGCTGCCCACGGCCAGGCGCGCCTCGGTCACTTGTCCGGCCTCGTCCCGGACGATGACGGCGGCCAGGCTGGCCACGGCGACGGCCAGGGCGTCGCGCCGGCCGACCTTCTCGAAATGCTGCAGGGCATCGGGTGGGGGCGGGGGAACGAGCACGGCCGTGACGATCTCGCCCCGGGCCAGGGCCGTGCACCCGGGGCCGAGAATGAAGTCGGCCAGGGGAAGCCGGCGCGTTCCCCGGCGCGAGGCCAGCTCCACCGTGGCCTCCAGGGCGTACAGGGGCGGCAGGGTGTCCCCGGCCGGCGAGGCCGTGGCGATGTTGCCGCCAAGCGTACCCATGTTGCGCACCAGCGGCGAGCCCAGGACGGCCAGGGCCCGGGCCAGCGCCGGCAGGCGCTCGCGCACCAGGGGATGGGCGAGCAGCCGGGCATGGGTGGCGGTCGCGCCCAGGCGGAGCTGTCCGTCCGCGAGGCCCACGCCGTCCAGGCCAGGGATGCCTTCGAGGAGGGCCACGTCGCAGGGCGGCTGCCGCCGCAGGCGGACGAGCAGGTCCGTGCCGCCGGCCATGGGGCGCGCGCCGGCCTCCAGCAACGGCCACAGCGCTTCCGGGCAGTCCGGCCGGAAGACCTGGCCGTTCAAGGTTTTTCCTCCCGCATGACAGCCGCCGCCGCCATGACGGCATCCACAATTTTCACGTAGCCGGTGCAACGGCACAAGTTGCCGGAAAGCCCCAGGCGCACCGCCTCCCGGTCGGGGGCGGGGTCGCGGGCGAGGAGGTCGGCGGCCGCGATGGTCATGCCCGGTGAGCAGTAGCCGCACTGCACGGCCCCATGTGCGGCGAAAGCCGCCTGGAGGGGATGCGGCGCTTGAGGCGTGCCAAGCCCTTCGGCCGTGGTCACGTCACGGCCCTCGAGCTGGGCGGCGAGCATGAGGCAGGACAGCTTCGCCGTCCCGTCCACCAGCACGGCGCAGGCGCCGCACTCGCCCGTGCCGCAGCCTTCCTTGGCAGCGGTCAGGCCGCAAGCCTCGCGAAGGACGTCCAAAGCCCGTTTGCCCGGTTCGGCGACGACGCGAACGGGTGCGCCGTTGAGCCGAAAGCCTATCGCTCTGCGTTCACGCATGAAACATGCTCCTCCAGGGTCGCGAGCACCTGCTGCGGCGAAACGGGCAGGCGCGTTACGCAAAGCCCGACAGCGTCTTCGAGGGCTTGGGCCACGGCCGGTCCTGGCCCATGGATGCCGATCTCGCCCATGCCCTTAAGCCCCATGGGGCCGGTGGGCTCGTCGTCGTCAAGGGCCAGGCAGTCCATGTCCGGCAGGTCGGCGGCCGTAGGGATCAGGTAGGTGCTCAGATCCCCGGTGCGCATGCGGCCGTTCTCCAAAACGAGGTCCTCGAACAGGGCCAAACCCGCGCCTTGGGCCGCCGCGCCCTGGAGTTGCTGTTCCACGCCGGCCAGGGAAAACGTCCGGCCGCAGGCGACGGTCAGAAAACAGTGGGCCAGGCGCACCCGGCCCGTCAGGACGTCGGCTTCCACGCTGCAGAGGCAGGCTCCGTAGGAATAGAAGCGGTGGGGAAAGCCGATTTTAAACTCCCGCCCCGTGTCCGGCGGGTTTTCGACCACGGCCATGGCGTGCTGGTCGATGCAGATTCGGTCGTCGCGGGTAAGGAAGCCGGCGAGCACGGCCAGGGGGACGGCCCGGCCGGTGGATGGGTCGGACACCGCCCCGGGCACGAGGACGAGCCGGTCCGGTTCGTCGCACAAAAGCGCCAGGGCCGCCCGGTGCCGCAGCTTCGCCGCCATGGCCCGGCAGGCGCCAAGCAGCGCGTTGCCGAAGGTGTAGGTGGTGCGGCTGGCCGAGGACGAGCCGGCCGGCGGACACGACATGGTGTCGGGCTGGCGGCAGGCGAAGGCCGTTTCCGGCTGGTTGAGGGCCGCCGCGGCCATGGCCGCGAAGGCCGCGGCATTGCCCTGGCCCATGTCCGGTACGGAGTTGAAGATGCGAAACGTGCCCTGGCGCGTCAGTTCCAGCTTGGCGGCGGCGTGGTCGGACAGGCCCCGGCCGTAGCCCATGGCGTTGTGCATGGCGGCAAGCCCCACGCCGCGCCGGACGTATGGCGGGGCGGAGCGTTTCCAGGCCGCCCGCCCGGCCCACAGCGGATGGCCCATGGCCGCCCGCAGGCAGGCGGCCACGTCGGTGCCGGGTTCGGCCGCCACCCCGACGCCGTTTTCCTCGCCGGCCCGAAGCGCGTTTTGCAGCCGCAGTGCGGCCGGGTCGCGGCCGAGGCGGCCGGCGAGCAGGTCCATGGCCCGTTCCACGGCAAAGCTCGCCTGCACCACGCCGAAGCCCCGGAAGGCCCCGGCCACGGGATTGTTGGTGTAGGCGCACAGCCCCTCGATCCGGGTGTGGGGGATGCGGTAGGGGCCGGCGGCGTGCTCCATGCCGAGCGCCATGATCTCGGCGCTCAGATGGGCGTACGCCCCGGCGTCGAACAGCATGGCGCATGTCAGGGCCCGCAGCCGGCCGTCGGCGTCGGCGCCCAGGCGGACGTCCATGACGGCGCCATGGCGCTTGTAGCCGGCCTGGAACGTCTCCTCGCGGGGCCAGACCATTTTGACCCATCGTCCCGGGACACGGAGGGCGGCCAGGGCCAGGAGGCACTGGACGGTGGCCCCGTCCTTGCCGCCGAAGCCGCCCCCCAGGTACGGGGCGCGGACGCGGATGCGCAGGGGATCCAATCCCAGGGCCTGGCCGATCTCGAAGCGGTCGCGAAACGGGGCCTGGGTGGACACGATCATGTCCAGGACACCCGACGGGGTGAGCCGGGCCAAGCCGTTCGGCGGTTCCAGAAAGACATGATCCTGCATGGGGGTTTCGAATTGGCCGTCGACAACCACAGCGCATTGTCCGAGGGCGTCCAGAGCGTCGCCCTTTTCCATGAGCCCCCGGGCCAGCAGGTTGCCCCCTTCGCGCTCCGGATGCACCAGGGGCGCATCCGGCGACAGGGCTTGGCGCGGATCGAACACGCCGGGCAACGGCTCCAGCGAAAGGCGGATGCGGGAGAGGCCCGCGGCCAGGGCCTCCCGGCTTTCGGCCACGACCAGGGCCACGGGATCGCCGCAGTGGCGCACGCGCTCCCCGCACACGACCGGCTGGTCCTTGTGCACGATGCCCTGGCGGTTGGTTCCGGGCACCTCGGCCCGGGTCAGCACCGACACGACGCCCGGGGTCTGCCGGGCGTCGGCCACGTCCAGGCCGGCGATGCGGCCATGGGGAATACCCGCTCGCAGCGCCCCGGCCCACAGGCAGTCCGGAGGCGTTTCGTCCACGGCATACCGTTCGCGGCCGCA is from Solidesulfovibrio sp. and encodes:
- a CDS encoding MFS transporter produces the protein MNDQATSRPERLFTYDFSVLTLAAAFGFCNIAVFYGFGSYLKRLGVDPAWWGPLLAAEPLAAFCLRPFLSVLVTPRNALALARWSLVGLGLALCGYPFARGIEALLLVRLCHGVAFVCLVSSVTVLLAQAIPRTLAGRAFGYFSLSALVPYAVMPPLAEGLLPVLGREDRVYACCAVFVLPALALLAPLGRRLGRRAMAGVAGTSRPTVAQVRQTLASPSVRLILLANLFLFLGTTLIFFFIKPFALRLGLVDPGLFFTVSTAASIATRLLAGPVYDKAPKETLLFTGLVGLAACIAGFAGATGQARLLTLAAGYGLCLGVAMPLANAVMFGLSPPAMRGTNLNLMLFMMDTAYVFGPMAGGAMLAAQAGYPALFLTAAGCALAAGLLVAPLVAPGWRAWRQGAR
- a CDS encoding (2Fe-2S)-binding protein, yielding MRERRAIGFRLNGAPVRVVAEPGKRALDVLREACGLTAAKEGCGTGECGACAVLVDGTAKLSCLMLAAQLEGRDVTTAEGLGTPQAPHPLQAAFAAHGAVQCGYCSPGMTIAAADLLARDPAPDREAVRLGLSGNLCRCTGYVKIVDAVMAAAAVMREEKP
- a CDS encoding molybdopterin cofactor-binding domain-containing protein; translation: MRIDALDKACGRERYAVDETPPDCLWAGALRAGIPHGRIAGLDVADARQTPGVVSVLTRAEVPGTNRQGIVHKDQPVVCGERVRHCGDPVALVVAESREALAAGLSRIRLSLEPLPGVFDPRQALSPDAPLVHPEREGGNLLARGLMEKGDALDALGQCAVVVDGQFETPMQDHVFLEPPNGLARLTPSGVLDMIVSTQAPFRDRFEIGQALGLDPLRIRVRAPYLGGGFGGKDGATVQCLLALAALRVPGRWVKMVWPREETFQAGYKRHGAVMDVRLGADADGRLRALTCAMLFDAGAYAHLSAEIMALGMEHAAGPYRIPHTRIEGLCAYTNNPVAGAFRGFGVVQASFAVERAMDLLAGRLGRDPAALRLQNALRAGEENGVGVAAEPGTDVAACLRAAMGHPLWAGRAAWKRSAPPYVRRGVGLAAMHNAMGYGRGLSDHAAAKLELTRQGTFRIFNSVPDMGQGNAAAFAAMAAAALNQPETAFACRQPDTMSCPPAGSSSASRTTYTFGNALLGACRAMAAKLRHRAALALLCDEPDRLVLVPGAVSDPSTGRAVPLAVLAGFLTRDDRICIDQHAMAVVENPPDTGREFKIGFPHRFYSYGACLCSVEADVLTGRVRLAHCFLTVACGRTFSLAGVEQQLQGAAAQGAGLALFEDLVLENGRMRTGDLSTYLIPTAADLPDMDCLALDDDEPTGPMGLKGMGEIGIHGPGPAVAQALEDAVGLCVTRLPVSPQQVLATLEEHVSCVNAER
- a CDS encoding histidinol-phosphate transaminase, whose protein sequence is MTRLVDRVPAYVRTFERHVPSRPDPVLMRQYGVSHLYRLNNNENALGPPPLAREAIAAFVPERAAIYPSGDAYDLRQALALRFSKSPEQFLVGNGSCEVISSVIRAFCAPGDAIATADKTFAVYEWVARFSCIETRLVPLARQAFDPVGLLAAVTDNTKIVFVCNPNNPTGTWWNRAVLERFLAALDDRALVVLDEAYREYIDDPDYPDGMEIMERHGNVLVFRTFSKMYGLAGFRVGYLCGPLEAVEFVRRTHIAYSVNSLGQIAAAAALADDAGHIEGTRRMVAGARDYLHGLFEAMGLEYVSGAGNFIMVRTSVSDTLLYRRLMREGVMVRTMTGFRYPNWIRVSLAREQAMEAFAKAFRKVLDIP
- a CDS encoding xanthine dehydrogenase family protein subunit M, giving the protein MNGQVFRPDCPEALWPLLEAGARPMAGGTDLLVRLRRQPPCDVALLEGIPGLDGVGLADGQLRLGATATHARLLAHPLVRERLPALARALAVLGSPLVRNMGTLGGNIATASPAGDTLPPLYALEATVELASRRGTRRLPLADFILGPGCTALARGEIVTAVLVPPPPPDALQHFEKVGRRDALAVAVASLAAVIVRDEAGQVTEARLAVGSLGPTVTRCPQAEAYLLGRGLDRETLATVGRRIREAVSPIDDIRATAAYRLRLAGNLPLRLLRP